In the genome of Acetobacter oryzifermentans, one region contains:
- a CDS encoding cell division ATP-binding protein FtsE, protein MLCLSIDTSPACRLHYIHATIAPLYATSVLYGSSMIRLENVSWRRGKKQNALVLSDLSFSIPQGGFRWLLGPSGAGKSSLLSLLHLETLPTQGRMLLLGKPVSKAEKRAHFVRLRQRIGMVHQDYKLIPGLSVADNVALPLRLQKRPEDEIQDEIQAILKWVGLGERLHAPASSLSGGEQQRTAIARAIIHRPGLILADEPTNALEESQAHRLLDMFAELSDMGTTMVVATHNEALIRRLQRPALYLERGRLVQDEGADI, encoded by the coding sequence ATGTTGTGTCTTTCAATCGACACTTCCCCCGCCTGTCGGTTACACTACATACATGCAACAATCGCTCCGCTTTACGCCACTTCCGTCCTTTATGGTTCCAGCATGATCCGTCTGGAAAACGTTTCATGGCGGCGGGGCAAAAAGCAGAATGCGCTGGTATTGTCCGATCTTTCCTTCTCTATTCCGCAAGGGGGATTCCGCTGGCTTCTTGGCCCATCGGGCGCAGGTAAAAGCAGCCTGCTCAGCCTACTGCACCTTGAAACACTGCCCACGCAAGGGCGTATGCTGCTTTTGGGTAAACCTGTTTCCAAGGCGGAAAAGCGTGCGCATTTTGTACGCCTGCGGCAGAGAATCGGCATGGTGCATCAGGATTACAAACTTATCCCCGGCTTGAGCGTGGCGGATAATGTGGCCCTGCCTTTGCGCCTGCAAAAACGCCCTGAAGATGAAATTCAGGATGAAATTCAAGCCATTCTTAAATGGGTAGGATTGGGTGAGCGCCTGCATGCCCCCGCATCCAGCCTTTCTGGCGGGGAACAACAGCGCACAGCCATTGCCCGTGCCATTATCCACCGCCCCGGCCTGATTTTGGCAGATGAACCCACCAACGCGCTGGAAGAAAGCCAAGCCCACCGGTTGCTGGATATGTTTGCTGAACTCAGCGACATGGGCACCACCATGGTTGTGGCCACGCATAACGAGGCCCTGATACGCAGGCTGCAACGCCCTGCCCTCTATCTGGAACGTGGCAGACTGGTGCAGGATGAAGGGGCAGATATATGA
- a CDS encoding zinc-ribbon domain-containing protein, with amino-acid sequence MKIVCPSCGVAYQVPEALLAKRQMLKCSACGVKWRVQIPQPQPEPVAEPVPHEHAQPQSAQPETTAPHSAPKESAPQKKVDSPTAPSEAPVADRPDSELPPPVTEPPVTQAPVQEPVAMQTAEASAPVEEVLAPEAVQPPPELQPVPQQYAPEIPSAPVTESTPVAEPESSPAPEPEKPVAPPPVSEAPQPTTVRQVHVKQTPPPYAQPHVEPTLSAAAKPSAAPTPVAAPEQPQIREPAAQTGQRYEPLRKASPAAESAAPRVAPEAGAANPPRPMGMPKVRPEVAQAYAQSAAAHVAQPQAQLARKLDVRGLILTEKFWKIAWIISVVLAVIGFVAIWHWWNAIVHAWPAAARLHRAG; translated from the coding sequence ATGAAGATCGTCTGTCCTTCCTGCGGTGTGGCCTATCAGGTTCCAGAGGCTCTTCTTGCCAAAAGGCAAATGCTCAAATGCTCTGCCTGTGGCGTTAAATGGCGGGTTCAGATCCCGCAGCCTCAGCCAGAACCTGTTGCGGAACCTGTGCCGCATGAACACGCTCAACCCCAATCTGCACAGCCAGAAACAACAGCACCACACAGCGCGCCGAAAGAAAGTGCGCCACAAAAAAAAGTGGATTCTCCCACAGCACCTTCGGAAGCTCCTGTTGCCGATAGGCCGGATTCGGAGCTTCCACCACCCGTAACAGAACCTCCGGTAACGCAGGCACCTGTTCAAGAACCAGTTGCTATGCAAACAGCCGAAGCATCTGCGCCGGTTGAAGAAGTGTTGGCGCCTGAGGCCGTTCAGCCCCCGCCGGAACTTCAGCCTGTTCCACAGCAGTATGCCCCGGAAATTCCAAGTGCGCCCGTTACTGAATCGACGCCTGTAGCAGAGCCGGAATCTTCTCCTGCGCCAGAGCCAGAAAAGCCAGTTGCGCCGCCGCCTGTTTCGGAAGCCCCACAGCCCACAACTGTGCGGCAGGTGCATGTTAAACAAACACCTCCGCCGTATGCTCAGCCGCATGTGGAGCCAACGCTATCGGCGGCAGCAAAACCTTCTGCTGCACCTACGCCTGTAGCAGCACCAGAACAGCCGCAGATCAGAGAGCCCGCAGCACAAACGGGCCAACGTTATGAGCCTTTGCGTAAGGCATCACCCGCTGCGGAATCCGCCGCCCCGCGTGTTGCGCCAGAAGCAGGGGCCGCAAACCCGCCGCGGCCTATGGGAATGCCCAAAGTGCGACCGGAAGTTGCACAGGCCTATGCCCAAAGTGCGGCGGCGCATGTTGCGCAACCTCAAGCACAATTGGCGCGCAAGCTGGATGTGCGTGGGCTGATTTTAACGGAAAAATTCTGGAAAATAGCCTGGATTATCAGCGTTGTTCTGGCTGTTATCGGTTTTGTGGCTATCTGGCATTGGTGGAATGCCATTGTGCACGCATGGCCTGCTGCGGCGCGCCTGCATCGTGCAGGCTAA
- a CDS encoding ATP-binding protein has protein sequence MSAAFMPVAGKIMDFLSCSILFAGVDAAWQAHLETLLQARGLRVKSVADGRSAFAGFDEDLPDLLVVPARLPDMPATQLCQRLRLNAATRGIPVVVVLPEANSRQESEILERGADCCFSMADNPLLLVFRICALLREYDEDLAGREGVVFRQPRIVIMTAPGGVLWAWSDRQKPADFEPARGGQPYLVELLQQNGEDALLVEDPEKLDLSGIAGSRACPDCVVVDLACPAFDGLALARTIAAFRRRSRQCTRIMGMVEHGGLSGEQVARAFHAGIDDLLDADTPVDLLVSRIGSLVRRKTLQDEARREEAHIESARARMALADALRRVNADLAAANRKLIEAQAKLVQSAKMASLGELAAGIAHEFNNPLAFVLAHENTVKRSMVKALHAVRSQDLVTAETALQKGSERLSASLIGLSRMRDLVASLRRFSRLEEGEFRRLDVPEAIGMVLTLLAPKLGQDIEVTCKLEAPPELVCQAALVNQVVMNIVSNAADAILDTRRETIQSSEPTLPRADRILITSFLEQAESGKGEEYVIQISDTGPGVPKELQERVFEPFFTTKPVGSGTGLGLATAYGVVQAHGGNVVVTNASTLGGACFTLRVPYRAGEERRGDNVA, from the coding sequence ATGTCAGCGGCTTTTATGCCGGTGGCCGGTAAAATTATGGATTTTCTTTCCTGCTCCATCCTGTTTGCTGGGGTGGACGCGGCTTGGCAGGCACATCTTGAAACTCTGCTGCAGGCGCGTGGGTTGCGTGTAAAAAGCGTGGCGGATGGCCGTTCTGCCTTTGCCGGGTTTGATGAAGATCTGCCTGATCTTCTGGTTGTGCCAGCACGCTTGCCAGATATGCCCGCTACCCAACTTTGCCAGCGGTTGCGCTTAAACGCGGCCACGCGGGGTATTCCTGTAGTGGTGGTGTTGCCAGAAGCCAACAGCAGGCAGGAATCCGAAATTCTGGAGCGCGGGGCAGATTGCTGCTTCAGCATGGCGGATAATCCGCTTTTACTTGTTTTTCGTATCTGCGCGTTGCTGCGTGAATATGATGAAGACCTTGCCGGGCGAGAGGGCGTGGTTTTTCGCCAGCCGCGCATTGTTATCATGACAGCGCCGGGCGGCGTATTGTGGGCGTGGTCTGATAGGCAAAAACCCGCAGATTTTGAGCCAGCCAGAGGCGGTCAACCTTATCTGGTGGAGCTTCTGCAACAAAATGGGGAAGACGCTCTGCTGGTGGAAGATCCGGAAAAGCTGGATCTTTCCGGTATTGCTGGCAGCCGCGCCTGCCCGGATTGTGTGGTGGTGGATCTGGCCTGCCCAGCATTTGATGGCTTGGCGCTTGCCCGCACCATAGCGGCTTTTCGCAGGCGCAGCCGCCAGTGCACGCGCATTATGGGCATGGTGGAGCACGGTGGCCTATCTGGTGAGCAAGTGGCCCGTGCATTTCATGCCGGTATAGATGATCTGCTAGATGCCGATACGCCAGTAGATTTGCTGGTGAGCCGCATTGGCAGCCTTGTGCGGCGCAAGACATTGCAAGATGAAGCTCGACGCGAAGAAGCGCATATAGAAAGCGCCCGTGCGCGTATGGCGCTGGCCGATGCCCTGCGGCGCGTCAATGCAGATCTGGCAGCGGCCAATCGCAAGCTGATAGAGGCGCAGGCCAAACTGGTGCAGTCCGCCAAAATGGCATCATTGGGGGAACTGGCTGCCGGTATTGCGCACGAATTTAACAACCCATTGGCGTTTGTGCTGGCGCATGAAAACACGGTCAAACGCAGCATGGTGAAGGCCCTGCATGCTGTGAGATCGCAAGATCTGGTAACGGCAGAAACCGCATTGCAAAAGGGGAGCGAACGCCTATCTGCCTCTCTTATCGGTCTTTCACGCATGCGGGATCTGGTGGCCAGTTTACGCCGTTTTTCCCGCTTGGAGGAAGGGGAGTTTCGCCGTCTGGATGTGCCAGAGGCCATAGGTATGGTGCTTACGCTGCTTGCCCCCAAGCTGGGGCAGGATATTGAGGTCACCTGCAAGCTGGAGGCTCCGCCAGAACTGGTGTGTCAGGCGGCGCTGGTAAATCAGGTGGTTATGAATATTGTAAGCAACGCCGCAGATGCCATTTTGGACACACGGCGCGAGACGATTCAAAGCTCCGAGCCTACGCTTCCACGTGCAGACCGTATCCTTATCACCTCGTTTTTGGAGCAAGCCGAAAGCGGCAAAGGTGAAGAATACGTGATCCAGATAAGCGATACCGGGCCGGGTGTGCCCAAAGAGTTGCAGGAACGTGTTTTTGAACCGTTTTTTACCACAAAACCTGTAGGGTCTGGTACGGGGCTTGGGCTGGCCACGGCATACGGTGTTGTGCAGGCCCACGGCGGCAATGTTGTTGTAACCAATGCAAGTACGTTGGGGGGCGCCTGTTTCACCCTCCGCGTGCCATACAGAGCAGGAGAGGAGAGGCGCGGTGATAACGTTGCCTGA
- a CDS encoding response regulator, with protein MITLPDLKQRPIVLVVDDEPEILVALTDLLEGAYHVLSASSGEQGLALLRENPDVAVIISDQRMPGMTGDVFLAQARDISGAGAILLTGYADISAVEAALNQGQISFFAYKPWDDETLLSMVGQAAARYFLEKELECEQLLLRGLLENLPFGLAFKDQNGCFIRLNQQMAREFGRSVAECLGQKEEDLVNGPRHESLEEAQQALETSGRDQQVLQLPGPDGQNRWHDLTRVRLDSLRNAPVRSGLLSDYSILIDRDVTDLLGLEQRLRQAQKMQAIGTLAGGIAHDFNNLLTAIQGSLELVQDLEPPREPGVARLYQNAMEAARRGGTLTRKLLDFSRPRHLVCQRVEVQDVMQNLQGFMKQGKVPEDIRDALDSALVEGSGRFSSVQFALPEEPLPPVWTDPVQLELAVFSLCINAIDAQPEGGSTSVSVRQVARLLGRHVGKDHAGAWVVVQVSDRGVGMTEEMRARIFDPFFTTKDMGQGTGLGLSMIYGFISHCGGEVRVESTPGGGTSVELWFPAMDAQLSASLPPTAASGNTTTNIRTLATTPQGRAILVVDDEPGVRAVTAGFLSRAGYEVLESASGAEAVETVRNRPDIALVVMDVMMPGMNGGEAAQRIHAERAELPVLFVTGYADLGILPEGVAVLHKPYTRDALLGDVKAMLAA; from the coding sequence GTGATAACGTTGCCTGACCTAAAACAGCGTCCCATAGTGCTTGTGGTGGATGACGAACCGGAGATTCTGGTTGCGCTGACAGACCTGCTGGAAGGGGCCTATCATGTTCTTTCTGCCTCATCGGGAGAACAGGGTTTGGCGTTGCTGCGTGAAAACCCAGATGTAGCGGTTATTATCTCGGACCAGCGCATGCCGGGCATGACGGGTGATGTCTTTTTGGCGCAGGCGCGGGATATTTCCGGTGCAGGGGCTATTTTGCTGACAGGGTATGCCGATATCTCTGCCGTGGAAGCCGCGCTGAACCAAGGGCAGATCTCCTTTTTCGCCTACAAACCGTGGGATGATGAAACACTTCTTTCCATGGTAGGGCAGGCGGCTGCGCGCTATTTTCTGGAAAAAGAGTTGGAGTGTGAGCAGCTTTTGCTACGCGGGCTATTGGAAAACCTGCCATTTGGGCTAGCGTTCAAGGATCAGAACGGTTGCTTTATCCGCCTGAACCAGCAGATGGCGCGGGAGTTTGGCCGTAGCGTTGCCGAATGCTTGGGCCAGAAAGAAGAAGATCTGGTAAATGGCCCACGGCATGAAAGTCTGGAAGAAGCACAGCAGGCACTGGAAACATCTGGCCGGGATCAGCAGGTCTTGCAGCTTCCGGGGCCAGATGGGCAAAACCGCTGGCATGATCTTACGCGCGTGCGGTTGGACAGCTTGCGCAACGCCCCTGTGCGTTCGGGCTTGTTGTCCGATTATTCCATTCTGATTGATCGGGATGTGACAGACCTGCTGGGGCTGGAACAGCGCTTGCGGCAGGCCCAGAAAATGCAGGCAATCGGCACCTTGGCGGGTGGCATTGCGCATGATTTTAACAATCTGCTTACCGCCATTCAGGGTTCACTGGAGTTGGTGCAGGATCTGGAACCCCCGCGGGAGCCGGGTGTGGCGCGCCTGTACCAGAACGCCATGGAAGCTGCACGCCGAGGGGGCACACTTACGCGCAAGTTGCTAGACTTCAGCCGACCACGCCATTTGGTATGCCAGCGCGTGGAAGTGCAGGACGTAATGCAAAACCTCCAAGGCTTCATGAAGCAAGGCAAGGTGCCAGAAGATATTCGGGATGCGCTGGATTCTGCCTTGGTAGAAGGTAGCGGGCGCTTTAGCAGCGTGCAGTTTGCCTTGCCCGAAGAACCTCTGCCACCTGTATGGACAGACCCTGTGCAGCTTGAGCTGGCGGTGTTTAGCCTGTGCATCAACGCCATTGATGCGCAGCCGGAGGGCGGTAGCACCAGCGTTTCTGTGCGGCAGGTTGCCCGGCTGTTAGGCCGACATGTTGGTAAGGATCATGCTGGCGCATGGGTGGTGGTGCAGGTTTCAGACAGAGGCGTGGGCATGACGGAAGAAATGCGTGCCCGCATTTTTGATCCGTTTTTTACCACCAAGGATATGGGGCAGGGCACAGGGCTGGGCCTGTCCATGATTTATGGCTTTATCAGCCATTGTGGTGGTGAAGTGCGCGTAGAAAGTACACCGGGTGGCGGCACTTCTGTGGAATTGTGGTTCCCGGCCATGGATGCGCAGCTTTCAGCATCTCTCCCGCCCACTGCGGCTTCTGGTAATACCACGACCAACATCCGCACACTGGCAACCACCCCACAGGGCCGCGCTATTCTGGTTGTGGATGATGAGCCGGGCGTGCGGGCCGTAACGGCAGGTTTTCTGAGCCGCGCAGGGTATGAGGTCTTAGAATCTGCCAGCGGGGCAGAAGCTGTAGAAACCGTGCGCAACAGGCCAGATATTGCCCTTGTGGTGATGGATGTGATGATGCCGGGCATGAATGGGGGGGAGGCCGCACAGCGTATTCATGCAGAGCGGGCGGAACTGCCGGTGCTGTTTGTAACAGGTTACGCAGATCTGGGCATTTTGCCCGAAGGCGTGGCCGTGCTGCACAAACCTTATACGCGTGATGCGCTTTTAGGAGATGTGAAGGCCATGCTGGCTGCATAG
- the hslV gene encoding ATP-dependent protease subunit HslV: MHTLHTASSSHDPVGWHGTTILCVRRGAEVAMAGDGQVTLGSTVVKGNARKVRRIGPQDNILAGFAGATADAFTLLERLEAKLERYPNQLERACVELAKDWRTDRYLRRLEAMMAVADAEHSFTLTGNGDVLEPEDGIIAIGSGGNYALSAARALLTVDGLGAEEIVRRSMKIAGDICVYTNHSVRVETLKAASDQESR; this comes from the coding sequence ATGCATACTCTTCATACAGCTTCCTCATCCCATGATCCCGTCGGCTGGCACGGGACAACCATTCTCTGCGTGCGGCGCGGGGCCGAAGTTGCCATGGCGGGCGATGGTCAGGTCACGCTAGGCAGCACGGTTGTAAAGGGCAATGCCCGCAAGGTGCGCCGCATAGGCCCGCAGGATAATATTCTGGCGGGCTTTGCTGGGGCTACGGCAGATGCCTTTACTCTGCTTGAGCGGTTGGAAGCCAAGCTGGAACGCTACCCTAACCAGCTTGAGCGCGCCTGTGTGGAGCTGGCAAAAGATTGGCGGACAGATCGTTATCTGCGCCGGTTAGAAGCCATGATGGCCGTGGCAGATGCCGAACATTCCTTTACCCTCACAGGCAATGGCGATGTTTTGGAACCCGAAGATGGCATTATCGCTATTGGCTCAGGCGGCAATTACGCACTTTCCGCCGCGCGTGCCCTACTAACAGTTGATGGGTTGGGGGCGGAGGAAATTGTACGGCGATCTATGAAGATTGCCGGTGATATCTGCGTTTACACCAATCATTCTGTCCGGGTGGAAACACTTAAGGCAGCCTCAGATCAGGAGAGCCGGTAA
- the hslU gene encoding ATP-dependent protease ATPase subunit HslU yields MDAPNFSPREIVSELDRFIVGQQDAKRAVAIAMRNRWRRAQLSEGMREEVVPKNILMIGPTGCGKTEIARRLAKLAQAPFLKVEATKFTEVGYVGRDVDSIVRDLVEVSITMLKTSRRKDVEEKAQQAAEERIVDALAGEGSSADTKSKFRSMLRTGQLEDKEIDIAVTEQAPAGSGEMPGAMPGQAINVGDMMKAFMNRGPKQKKLKVSVAREYLKREEADRLLDGEALTREAVANAQENGIVFLDEIDKVCARASESGAKGGDVSREGVQRDLLPLIEGTTVSTKYGPVNTDHILFIASGAFHLAKPSDLLPELQGRLPIRVELQPLSREDLRRILTDPEHSLLKQYIALMGTEGVTLNFADDAIDALAELAADINDRVENIGARRLATVLERLLEDVSFTASDRKGETVEVNAAMVQEKVAPLARKGDLSRFIL; encoded by the coding sequence ATGGATGCTCCTAATTTTTCCCCGCGTGAAATTGTAAGCGAACTGGATCGGTTTATTGTGGGCCAGCAAGATGCCAAACGGGCCGTGGCCATTGCCATGCGCAACCGCTGGCGGCGTGCGCAGCTTTCTGAGGGCATGCGTGAAGAGGTTGTGCCCAAAAATATCCTTATGATTGGCCCTACGGGCTGCGGTAAAACGGAAATTGCCCGTAGGCTGGCAAAACTGGCTCAGGCGCCTTTCCTAAAGGTGGAAGCCACCAAGTTTACCGAAGTGGGTTACGTGGGCCGTGATGTAGACAGCATTGTGCGCGATCTGGTGGAAGTGTCCATCACCATGCTGAAAACATCGCGGCGCAAGGATGTTGAAGAAAAAGCTCAGCAAGCAGCGGAAGAACGCATTGTAGATGCTCTGGCAGGGGAAGGATCTTCTGCTGATACAAAAAGCAAATTCCGCAGCATGCTGCGCACTGGGCAGCTTGAAGACAAGGAAATTGATATTGCCGTAACCGAGCAGGCCCCTGCCGGAAGCGGTGAAATGCCCGGAGCCATGCCGGGGCAGGCCATTAATGTAGGCGATATGATGAAGGCCTTCATGAACCGTGGCCCCAAGCAGAAAAAGCTCAAGGTTTCTGTGGCACGGGAATATCTGAAGCGTGAAGAAGCCGACCGCCTGCTAGATGGTGAGGCTCTCACGCGGGAAGCCGTGGCGAATGCGCAGGAAAACGGCATTGTCTTTCTGGATGAGATAGACAAAGTGTGTGCTCGTGCCTCGGAAAGCGGCGCAAAGGGTGGCGATGTCTCCCGCGAGGGGGTGCAGCGCGATCTGCTGCCACTTATTGAAGGCACAACCGTTTCCACCAAATATGGGCCGGTAAACACAGACCATATTCTGTTTATTGCTTCTGGCGCGTTCCATCTGGCCAAGCCGTCTGACCTTTTGCCAGAGCTTCAAGGTCGTTTGCCTATTCGGGTAGAATTGCAGCCTCTGAGCCGCGAAGATTTGCGCCGTATTCTAACAGACCCCGAACATTCTCTGCTCAAGCAGTATATCGCCCTAATGGGAACTGAAGGCGTTACCCTAAACTTTGCAGATGATGCCATAGATGCGCTGGCTGAACTGGCAGCGGATATTAACGACCGTGTTGAAAATATTGGGGCGCGGCGCCTTGCCACAGTGCTGGAAAGATTGTTGGAAGATGTCTCTTTCACGGCATCGGATCGTAAGGGCGAAACCGTGGAAGTAAATGCTGCAATGGTGCAGGAAAAAGTCGCGCCACTGGCGCGCAAGGGAGATCTGAGCAGGTTTATTCTGTAA
- a CDS encoding SufE family protein, with amino-acid sequence MEAPFVTPQEDTAEEAIEAIRDELEIFDDWMERYQYIIEMGRKLPPFPQEWCDDAHRVPGCQSQVWLEEKEEDGKLYFAGLSDAAIVCGLVALLLRVYSGRSKAEIQATDPKFLRDLGLVQALSTNRGNGVEAMARAIRSVAASAVA; translated from the coding sequence ATGGAAGCACCATTTGTAACGCCGCAGGAAGATACGGCAGAAGAAGCTATTGAGGCCATCCGCGATGAGCTGGAAATCTTTGATGATTGGATGGAGCGATATCAGTACATCATAGAAATGGGGCGTAAGCTGCCGCCGTTTCCTCAGGAGTGGTGTGATGATGCCCACCGTGTGCCCGGCTGCCAAAGCCAAGTATGGCTGGAAGAAAAGGAAGAAGACGGCAAGCTGTATTTTGCTGGTCTGTCTGATGCCGCCATAGTGTGCGGGCTGGTCGCCTTGCTGCTGCGCGTATATTCTGGCCGATCCAAGGCAGAAATTCAGGCAACAGATCCTAAGTTTTTGCGTGATCTGGGGCTTGTGCAGGCGCTTTCCACCAACCGAGGCAACGGGGTGGAAGCTATGGCGCGGGCTATTCGTTCCGTTGCGGCTTCTGCTGTGGCCTGA
- a CDS encoding xanthine dehydrogenase family protein molybdopterin-binding subunit — translation MGKLERIAARQDRAAGRGPTRRGFLLTAMGSAFMFGFARQGNAAQVYPQAAGNLPVGGAFEPTIWCSIAPDGWVNVNVIRAEMGQHVGTALARIIADEMEADWNKVRITYVDTDPKWGLMITGGSWSVWLTWDQFRQAGAAARTVMVEEGARLLGVAPSACIARNGQVIAGKRSISYGDIVSRAHPTRTFTPDEMAKLPLKPASEHRLIGREVKALDIPSKTDGSAIYGIDAKLEGMVYARPKMPPTRYGSKVVSVDDTEAKKVKGYIRYIVLDDPSNTVPGWVAVLASSYPAAIRATDALKVTWTPGKTANVTEQDIIEHGRKQIAEKTGGSRIFNDAGVNEALGKADKVVERTYTCSSVLHYQLEPMNALARLHEGKWEVHCGNQWQTLFLPVIAKALQVPESDVVMRSYLLGGGFGRRLNGDYAVPAALISKALGGKPVKLVFTRSDDVLFDSIRSPSIQTVRAGVNKDGSINGWEHHASAGWPTGVMAAAFMEKGEDGKPYDQFAIAGADHWYDVGPILVRALDNDLADATFRPGWLRSVSSGWTPWAHESFLDELAHDYGKDPVDFRLGLLTCKGRNAGSAPNSVGGASRQANVLKKLVEKCGYGKVSLPKDTAIGIATTFGQERNMPTWTAGAAQVHVDRETGVVTCQKIWLVLDAGTIIDPDGALAQTEGGALWGLSMALFEGTEIENGNVRDRNLNTYTPLRITDVPDMDIEFLPSTEKPMGLGEPGVTTIAPAIGNAIFNAVGVRMRHLPVRPADILKALKEKGNA, via the coding sequence ATGGGTAAGCTAGAACGCATTGCAGCCCGGCAGGATCGGGCCGCTGGCCGTGGGCCTACGCGCCGCGGTTTTCTGCTTACGGCCATGGGCTCGGCCTTCATGTTCGGCTTTGCGCGGCAGGGTAACGCTGCGCAGGTTTATCCGCAGGCCGCAGGCAATCTGCCCGTCGGTGGTGCGTTTGAACCCACAATCTGGTGCTCCATTGCACCAGATGGCTGGGTGAACGTAAACGTTATCCGTGCGGAAATGGGCCAGCATGTTGGCACAGCCCTTGCCCGGATTATTGCCGATGAAATGGAAGCGGACTGGAACAAGGTTCGGATCACCTATGTAGATACAGACCCCAAATGGGGCCTGATGATTACAGGTGGTTCATGGTCTGTCTGGTTGACGTGGGATCAGTTCCGCCAAGCTGGTGCCGCAGCCCGTACCGTCATGGTGGAAGAAGGCGCACGCCTGCTGGGTGTGGCACCTTCTGCCTGTATCGCACGTAATGGGCAGGTTATTGCGGGCAAGCGCTCCATTTCCTACGGTGATATTGTAAGCCGTGCGCACCCCACCCGTACCTTTACGCCAGATGAAATGGCCAAGCTGCCGCTGAAGCCTGCATCTGAACACCGGTTGATCGGGCGTGAAGTTAAAGCGCTGGATATTCCCTCCAAAACAGACGGCTCAGCCATTTATGGTATTGATGCCAAGCTGGAAGGCATGGTGTACGCGCGCCCCAAAATGCCGCCCACACGGTATGGCTCCAAAGTGGTTTCTGTTGATGATACGGAAGCCAAAAAGGTTAAGGGCTATATCCGCTACATTGTACTGGATGATCCTTCCAATACGGTGCCGGGCTGGGTTGCGGTTCTTGCTTCCTCCTACCCTGCTGCCATCCGCGCAACAGATGCCCTGAAAGTCACGTGGACACCGGGTAAAACCGCCAACGTGACCGAGCAGGACATTATTGAACACGGCCGCAAGCAGATTGCCGAAAAAACCGGCGGTTCGCGCATCTTCAATGATGCCGGGGTGAATGAAGCGCTGGGCAAAGCCGATAAGGTGGTGGAACGCACTTATACGTGCTCTTCCGTACTGCATTATCAGCTAGAACCCATGAACGCCCTTGCCCGCCTGCATGAAGGCAAGTGGGAAGTACATTGTGGCAACCAGTGGCAAACACTGTTCCTGCCCGTTATTGCCAAGGCGCTTCAGGTTCCCGAATCCGATGTGGTGATGCGCAGCTACCTGCTGGGGGGTGGTTTTGGCCGCCGCCTGAACGGGGATTACGCAGTTCCTGCCGCACTGATTTCCAAAGCCTTGGGCGGCAAGCCTGTTAAACTGGTCTTCACCCGATCTGATGACGTACTGTTTGATTCCATTCGCTCACCGTCCATCCAGACCGTGCGCGCGGGTGTCAATAAGGATGGTTCCATCAATGGGTGGGAACACCATGCTTCTGCCGGTTGGCCAACTGGTGTGATGGCTGCCGCCTTTATGGAAAAAGGTGAAGACGGCAAGCCATACGATCAGTTCGCCATTGCAGGCGCTGACCATTGGTACGACGTTGGCCCCATTCTGGTGCGTGCGCTGGATAATGATCTGGCCGATGCTACCTTCCGCCCCGGCTGGCTGCGTTCAGTTAGTTCCGGCTGGACACCATGGGCGCATGAAAGCTTTCTGGATGAACTGGCCCATGATTATGGGAAAGACCCGGTTGATTTCCGCCTTGGATTGCTAACATGCAAAGGCCGCAACGCAGGGAGTGCTCCCAACTCTGTTGGTGGCGCATCCCGCCAGGCCAATGTGCTCAAAAAGCTGGTGGAAAAGTGCGGTTACGGCAAAGTCAGCCTGCCTAAAGATACGGCCATTGGCATTGCCACCACCTTCGGGCAGGAACGCAACATGCCTACATGGACAGCAGGCGCCGCACAGGTGCATGTTGACCGCGAAACAGGTGTTGTAACCTGCCAGAAAATCTGGCTGGTTCTGGATGCAGGCACGATTATTGACCCAGACGGCGCTTTGGCCCAGACCGAAGGCGGCGCGCTGTGGGGCCTGAGCATGGCGCTGTTTGAAGGCACGGAAATTGAAAACGGCAACGTGCGTGACCGCAACCTGAACACCTATACGCCCCTGCGTATTACAGATGTGCCGGATATGGATATTGAGTTCCTGCCCAGCACGGAAAAACCCATGGGGCTTGGTGAACCGGGTGTTACCACCATTGCACCAGCTATTGGCAACGCCATTTTCAATGCTGTTGGCGTGCGTATGCGGCACCTGCCTGTACGCCCGGCTGACATTTTGAAAGCGCTAAAAGAAAAAGGGAACGCCTGA